Proteins encoded together in one Sceloporus undulatus isolate JIND9_A2432 ecotype Alabama chromosome 4, SceUnd_v1.1, whole genome shotgun sequence window:
- the LOC121927841 gene encoding uncharacterized protein PF11_0207-like: METRSLKKKVEKERKTEKMAMVKKGYTQTQTLIQRRGSGSIGDDTMKIVDPIAALVDEIKSLRQELRENRQEMKEDLKESIRDIREEIKEARLEIRKDFKKEIDNMGKRMDKFSSELNKNQKEIEKLKDKNNMIEKMTMEISKKQETQQSLDWTNELRYRDRCIKIRGLKESQGENLEKRIIKPLADFIKIEEEIMNLEIDKLFRVNSQQAKDKKLPRDVVICFVRTKFKELIIQESYANKLIVEDTEIKIFKDIHPQIMIERQKYKSLVLTLNKMEINYKWDRIEGLSFLYKQKRYKIDNIDIANELEEKLKNETKNMNEEKNSFKEWKNSSYRQERKEKREERILMKTKETKENTGEDEQLIELETEDTGDQE, from the exons aaaaaatggcTATGGTAAAAAAAggttacacacaaacacaaactctTATACAAAGAAGAGGCTCTGGAAGCATAGGGGATGATACAATGAAAATTGTAGATCCAATTGCTGCATTGGTAGATGAAATAAAAAGCTTAAGACAAGAATTAAGAGAAAATAGACAAGAAATGAAAGAGGATTTAAAAGAATCTATTAGAGATATCAGAGAGGAAATTAAGGAAGCAAGGTTGGAAataagaaaagattttaaaaaagaaattgataatatggggaaaagaatggacaaattttcttctgaattaaacaaaaatcagaaagagatagaaaaattaaaagataaaaataatatgaTAGAAAAAATGACAATGGAAATATCAAAAAAACAGGAAACGCAACAGTCTCTAGATTGGACAAACGAACTAAGATATAGAGATAGATGTATTAAAATAAGAGGATTAAAAGAATCACAGGGGGAAAACctggaaaaaagaataattaaaccaTTGGCCGATTTTATTAAAATCGAAGAAGAAATTATGAATTTGGAAATTGATAAATTATTCAGAGTTAATTCACAACAGGCGAAAGATAAGAAATTGCCAAGAGACGTAGTCATTTGTTTTGTAAGAACGAAATTTAAAGAATTAATAATACAGGAAAGTTATGCTAACAAATTGATAGTAGAGGATACAGAAATTAAGATTTTCAAGGATATTCACCCACAAATTATGATTGAGAGACAGAAATATAAATCATTAGTTTTGAcattaaacaaaatggaaataaactatAAATGGGACAGAATAGAAGGATTGTCCTTCCTGTATAAGCAAAAAAGGTATAAAATTGATAATATTGATATAGCAAATGAGTTAGAAGAAAAACtaaaaaatgaaactaaaaataTGAATGAAGAGAAAAACAGTTTCAAAGAGTGGAAGAATAGCTCATACAgacaggagagaaaggaaaagagagaagaaaggatcCTAATGAAAACTAAAGAAACTAAAGAAAACACGGGAGAAGACGAACAACTTATTGAATTGGAAACTGAAG ATACTGGAGATCAAGAATAA